One part of the Glycine soja cultivar W05 chromosome 11, ASM419377v2, whole genome shotgun sequence genome encodes these proteins:
- the LOC114373000 gene encoding uncharacterized protein LOC114373000 has protein sequence MVRTTGLGRALGQVTGRGMGRGDRDDSDDAPQRRRPTTSAQRQRVAVTTVHDEPDVQDDPMEAPAAIEDIVADIPADTGAEAAEDEHEGFLGGPSDPSVLTQYVEHVACSVWTGEECPKLKLSSHGRKVHSLGKFVPAIEGLVAESARAETAQCRGPYVHLQWVRDIYERQCQASHWTVTARVYLLHLLGCTLLANKSATNVHVVYLEALRDLSMTERYAWGVAALVHMYDQLNNASMSHSRQLGSYITLLQCWIYEHFLSVEDSTADQEYNEDSLCACRLIATKKTVKSIRTPAYRELLD, from the exons atggttaggactACAGGATTAGGTCGTGCCTTAGGTCAGGTTACTGGCAGAGGTATGGGCAGAGGAGATCGTGATGATTCCGATGATGCTCCGCAGCGTCGACGGCCTACTACATCCGCACAGAGGCAGCGAGTCGCTGTGACTACGGTGCACGATGAGCCAGATGTTCAGGATGACCCGATGGAGGCACCAGCTGCTATAGAGGACATTGTGGCAGACATTCCTGCGGACACAGGCGCAGAGGCTGCTGAGGATGAGCATGAGGGATTTCTGGGTGGTCCGAGCGACCCATCCGTGTTGACCCAGTATGTGGAGCACGTTGCTTGCAGCGTATGGACGGGAGAg gagtGTCCTAAATTGAAGCTATCCTCTCATGGGAGGAAGGTTCACAGTTTAGGCAAGTTTGTCCCTGCCATTGAGGGACTTGTTGCTG AGTCTGCTAGGGCTGAGACAGCCCAATGTCGTGGACCGTACGTACACCTGCAATGGGTACGTGATATATATGAGCGCCAATGCCAGGCAAGTCATTGGACAGTTACGGCTCGCGTATATCTACTTCATCTTCTGGGTTGCACTCTgcttgctaacaagagtgcaaccaatGTCCATGTTGTCTACTTGGAGGCCCTTCGTGACCTCAGTATGACGGAGAGGTACGCCTGGGGAGTGGCTGCTTTGGTGCATATGTATGACCAGCTGAACAATGCATCTATGAGCCACAGCCGACAGCTTGGCAGTTACATCACACTGCTGCAg TGCTGGATTTACGAGCACTTTCTGTCAGTCGAGGACTCCACTGCTGATCAGGAGTACAACGAGGATTCTTTGTGTGCGTGTAGGTTGATTGCGACCAAGAAGACCGTGAAGAGCATTCGTACGCCGGCGTACAGGGAGCTCCTGGACTGA